The nucleotide sequence GATCGGGCCGAGGATGGGGCCGGCTCCCTGAGCGTCGTGGGCTTCGATCCCGCGAAGTGGAGGCCCGCCTTCAACAACGAGGCCTTCGCGCACGCCACGCCCCGCGACGATTTCTGGGCGGCGAGGATCATCATGCGGCTCGACGACTCGGCGATAGACGCGATCGTGAAGAGGGCGGGGCTGCCCGGCTCGAAAGATGCGGCCCATGTCGCCCGGGCGCTCAAGTCCCGCAGGGACGCGATCGGCAGGCACGCATTCTCCAGGGTCATCCCGCTCGACCGCTTCGTCGCCGCGCCCGCGGACGGGGGCTGCGAGGTCTCGTTCAGCGACCTCGCGGTGGATCACGGCTTCGAGAGGGGCTCCGAGGTCCGGTACAGGCACAGGGTTCAGGACAGGCTCAACCGCTCGGAACCGACGCCGTGGACAGAGCTGCACGGCCCGTCGCTCCGGCTGGACGCCGGGCTGGTGAATGGGCTGGGCGAGGGGCGCATCTACGTGGTGAGGATAGAGAGGAAGAGGGCGGACGAGAGGTGGTGGGGGAGCGCGCTCGACCTCTACGTCGAGAGGAGGGGCGGCGAGGTGAAGATCCTGGGGCTCGAGCGCCGTTAGATGCCTTTGCCCGCCGGCTTGTCCGAGGGCCCCTTCATCCACACGGTGCGCTGCGGGAACGGTATCTCGATCCCCTCCCTCTCGAATCGCCTGTGGACCCGCCTGTTGTACTCGCGGCGCACGACCCACTGCTTGAGGGGCCGTGTCTTGATCCATATCCTCAGGGTGATCGAGGAGTCGTTGAACTCGTCCGCGCCGAGCGGCTCCGGATCGTCCATGATGAGCTCCGGCATGTCGGCCTTGAGACCCTTCGCCTCGTCGGCGAGGATGTCCATGGCCCGGTCGAGGTCGGTCGCGTAGGCGACCCCTATCTTGTAGTCCACGCGCGACCATTCGCTGGTGAGGTTCTTCACCGTCGCTATGCTGCCGTTGGGGATTGTGATCAGCATCCCCTCGGTGTTGCGAAGCTGGGTTATGCGCAGGGTCATGCGCTCCACCACTCCCCCCTCGCCCCCCATCATCACGACGTCGCCGACCGCGAACTGGTCCTCGACGAGGATGAAGATCCCGCTGACGATGTCCTTCACCAGGCTCTGCGCGCCGAAGCCGATGGCGATGCCCGCGATCCCGACGGTGGCCAGCAGCGCCTTGAGGTCTATGCCGAACGAGCCCATGATCATGAGCAGCGCCACGGTGAATATCACGATGGTCGAGCCGTACCTGAACGTGTGGCTCAGGGTGTCCACGCGCTGCTTTCCCCTGATCGTGCTCTGCTGCGCGAAGGGGGTGACGCGCTCGACCAGCAGGCGCACTAGGCGGTTCACGGCGTTCAGCGCGAGCGCCGCGATGATCACTATGGCAGCGGCCTTGAGCACAGGGGGGTACCAGTGAACCGTGAGTTCCAGCGCCCTCTCCCAGACCCTCGATATGTTTTCGGCTCCGAACATATTCCCTCCGCGGGCAGTGACCTGCCCTCAGTTTACCACCGGCCTGCCGCCGAGGCCGCCGAGCACGACGTCGATCAGCCCGTCGACTATCGCGTCCCTGGCGAGACTTGCGTTTTTGAACACGATCTTCTGCACCATGAGTTCCCGGAATCCGCCTATGATGATGCACGCCGCGGCCCTCGGGTCAACCTCCCTGACGAGCCCCAGGGACATCCCCTTGCAGAGCGACGATTCTATTATCGATATGAGCCGCCCGTAGAAGGCCCTGAGCTTGCGGTCGACCTCCGCGCCCTGGCCGGCCGCCTCCCTGAAGACGATCTTCGCCGGCCCGGGCCTCTTGAGCACGGCGTCCACCAGGCGCTCGACGTTCATGCGCATCTGCTGCGCCGGGGTGAGCGCGCCTCCGAGCTCAACGGTCTTTATCTGGTCGCCCAGGTGAGAGATGAAGTCGTCCAGTATCCTGCAGAAGACGTCGTGCTTGCTGTCGAAGTAGAGGTAGAAGGTCCCGCGGGCGACCCCTGCGCCCTCGATGATGTCGCTGACGCCCGTGGCGTGATAGCCCCTGCCCGCGAAGCAGCGCGTGGCCGCAGCGAGCAGCGCTTTTTGCCTCTCGGCTGCTTTCATGCGGGCACGCCCCCTCCCGGTCCTTTTGACGTTATGTTCGTGATATAGGTCCTGACCAGGCGCGTGAGGTCGGTCTCCCCGTCGAAGAAGAGCGATACGATCGGGACCCCGAGCTCGCGCTCGATGCCCTGGAACATCCCCGCTGTGAGGGTGCCGGGCATGCATCCGAACGGCGCGCAGTTTATGATCAGGCCCGCCCCCTGTCGCGCGAACTCCACCGCGCGGCCGACCGTGAGTATCGATTCCCCGTCGAAGCGGCGGGGCATGTATCTCTCGCCCGCCGCGACGGTGCAGGACACCGGCGGCTCAGCCCTGTCGCCGATCACGCGCGCCATGCATCCTGCCAGCGAGCGCCCCTTGCGCATCATGTATGCGTTCTTCAGCCCCTTGCGGAGCCTCACCAGCGCCCCCATCCTCTCCTCGGCGGCGAAGACCGAGTCCATGAAAGCCAGGTACTGGAACCACTCGGTCACAGGGGCCAGCCACGCCTCCCCGCCCGCGTCCTCGATCGTCTCGACGAGCCTGCCGTTGGTGAAGGTGTTGCAGCGGACGTATATCTCGCCCACGATGCCGACCAGCGGTTTTTTTGCGGGCATCCTCTCGACCTTCGAGAGCCTTTCGGCCGAGGCTGACAGGGCGCGCTCGAGCCCCCTGCCGCTCTCGATCGCGCGCTCCGCCAGGAGGAGCTCCTCCTGCATTAGCGCGTCGAAGGCGTCGCGGTCCTTCGCGTAGGGGCGGACGCGGCATCGGGCCTTGAACAGCAAATCGCCCGCTGTGAGGGCGTTGTAGAGCCTGCGGCTCGTCTTGAGATCGGTGCCGTAGGTCCCGGACTCGTCGTCCCAGGCCTCGATGCGGGTGTCCCTGTAGCCCGCCTCGTCCAGGATCATGCGGTGGAGGGTGCTGTACTGGCCGAACCTGCAGGGTCCCTTTGCCGACGGCATGAACAGGACCTCCCTGCGGGGATCGTCCGACCTCTCCAGCACCTCGAGGAACGCGCCTATCGTCGCCGGGGCGGGCACGCATTCGGTCCCGCGGCAGTACGACTTGGCCCGCGTGAAGCTCTCGATCGTCTCGTCGGGCATGGGCCTCGCGTTGACGCCCACGCTCCTCAGGGCAGCGGCCATCGTGTGGACGCCGAACGGGTGCATCGGCGGGAGCCAGACGGTCTCCGGAGTCCGTGACTGGTGACTGGTGACTGGTGACTGGCAAACCACGCCCTTGACCTCAGCCTCAGCCTCAGCCTTAACCTCACCCTCACCCTCACCCTCACCTTCAGCCTCAGCCTCAGCCTTTTTCCCCGAGATCACGTCGCGGAACGCCTCGAGCCTCGTGATGTAGCCCGCGTCGGCGCTGTGCTCGTCCAGCTCGAGCATGAGCATGGGCTTGCCCTTCATTATATGTTCCACGTAGGTCTGGAGGAACGAATCGGGGCCGCAGCCGAAGTTCGTGAGAAAGACCGCGTATAGGCTCGGGTGCTTCGCTGTGAAGTGCGCCGCCTGCAGCAAACGCCTGCCGTAGCGCCAGTACATGTTGCGGAAGAGCGGGTCGATCGGCACGCCCCTGACCGGAAGCATGTCCGCCGTGAGCACTGTGATCTCCAGGTCCGCGATCTTCTGAGGGAGGCCCAGGTTGGCGCCCGAGTCATAGAGGTTGTAGGGGCGGCCGAGCACGACCATGGCCTTTCCGCCGTCCCTCTCGATCCTCGCGAGCGCCTCGGCGCCGATCTTCTCCAGCTCGGTCGTGTACGCGTCCTGCGCCCGGCGGGCCGCGTTCCAGGCCCGCCCTATGGAGCGGCGATCCGCGCGGAGGGATGCCGGAAGCTCGCGGAGCATGGAGTCGGCTATCATCTCCATCCGCCACTGGAAGTTGATCACCGGTTTCAGGATCTTCGTCTCCTCGTCCTCCAGGAGCCCGGCCGCGGAGACGATCGAGGGTAGCGCGATGTTGTAGGGGCAGAAGACGCTGCGCGAGAAGCGGTCGTCGTGCGGCTCGCCCTGGACTATGTACGGCAGGAAGAGGTGGTCGACCGCAGGGTCGCAGGCCAGCTGCCTGATGTGCCCGTGCGCGAGCTTCACCGGGTAGCAGTAGTCGGCCGTGATGAATTCCTGAGCCTGCGCGAGCGTGCCTTCGTCGGTGGGCTTCGAGAAGCGGACGCGCGCGCCCAGCTCCTCGAAGAACGTCTTCCAGAACGGCATGTATGTGTGGTTGAGAAGGCACAGGGGCATGCCGACCGTGACCCGGTCTCCCGCGATCTCCTTTGCGCCCGCCGAGTGGCGCCAGGCCTTCTGCCTCGCGCGTATCGGGTCGTAGCAGGGGTTCACCCGCACCCGCTTCTCCTCGGGGTCGCGGCCGCACATGTATCCCCAGCTCGTCGCCTCGTCCGGACCCATGCCGTCGACGAGCGCCTTCGTTATCCTGCAGCAGTTGGAGCAGAGGCGGCACTCCTCGTGGGTGAGCTCCACGTGTGCGTCTGCGAAGCCCAGGCCCCGGAAGGTCGTGGGAAGGCCCTTGAGCGCAACCTCATCGAGCGCGATCAGCGCCACTCCATACGCGCCCATCACGTGGCAGTATGGAGAGACCGTGACCGGGCATCCGACAAGCTTCTCGAAAGCGGCAACTAGCCCCCGGTTTCTTGCGGTGGCGCCCATGAAGCATATCTTGCCCCTGGAGTAGGGCCTGCGGCCGACCACGCGGTTGAGGTAGTTCTGGACGACCGAGTAGAGCACGCTCCCCATGACCTCCCTGCGCTCGAACCCCTGCCGGATCAGCGCGTGCACGTCCTGCTCCATGAAGACAGTGCAGCGGTCGGACGAGAAAGGGGGGCGGGCGCCCATGACCGCGTCGCCTATTTCAGTGAGATCGTATCCGAGCTTGGCCGCCTGCTCCTCGATGAAGGAGCCGGTGCCGGCGGCGCAGACGTAGTTCATGTTCGAGTCGTGCGGCACCCCCTCCCGAAGGGAGACGAATTTTGCGTCCTGGCCGCCGATCTCGAATATCGTCTCCACGTCGGGCGCCTCGCGCGACGCCCCCTTCACGTGGGCGGTGATCTCGTTTATGATCCTGTCGGCCCCGAGGATGGCGCCCACCATCTTGCGGCCGGAGCCGGTCGTGCCCAGGGCCCTGATGTTGAGCTTTGCTCCGCGCGCAGCCCGCGATATCGCGGCCAGGAGCCTCTGGGCAGCGTCGATCGGGTTGCCGGAGGTCCTGCGGTAGAAGTCGGCGACGACCTCGCCCCGCATGTCCACCACCGCGGCCTTGGTGCTGGTGGAGCCGACGTCGATGCCCACGGCTACGTCGCCTGCGAGGTCGCCGTGCAGGCGCACTTCGGTGCCGTCGTCGACGAACGAATCGCGGCAGGAAAAGTCGGGATAGCGGGAAAGTGAGAGCGAGAGCTCGGGCCTTCTGGGGTTGTCGGCCTCCTGTCCCCTCTCGAGGAGAGAGGGCCATCGGACCTCCCCCGCGACCTCCTTCGCGCAGCGCAGCGCGCCGCGGGCTGAGAACGTCTCGGGGGCAGGAGGGAGGATGAGCTCCGCCGCAAGCCCGTCGATGAGCCAGCGGACGACCTCCCGGTTCTTCGCCACTCCCCCCGCGAGGAGCACCGGGCCTGAGGGGCGCCTTCCGCGGAAGAGGGTGGAGAGCGCGGTTTGGACCATGCCCCGGCAGAGGCCGGACCACATCTCGGGTATCGTGAAACCCTCCTGCTGGCGGTGAATGAGGTCGGACTTGGCGAACACCGCGCAGCGGGCCGCGA is from Pseudomonadota bacterium and encodes:
- a CDS encoding TetR/AcrR family transcriptional regulator; the encoded protein is MKAAERQKALLAAATRCFAGRGYHATGVSDIIEGAGVARGTFYLYFDSKHDVFCRILDDFISHLGDQIKTVELGGALTPAQQMRMNVERLVDAVLKRPGPAKIVFREAAGQGAEVDRKLRAFYGRLISIIESSLCKGMSLGLVREVDPRAAACIIIGGFRELMVQKIVFKNASLARDAIVDGLIDVVLGGLGGRPVVN
- a CDS encoding mechanosensitive ion channel family protein yields the protein MFGAENISRVWERALELTVHWYPPVLKAAAIVIIAALALNAVNRLVRLLVERVTPFAQQSTIRGKQRVDTLSHTFRYGSTIVIFTVALLMIMGSFGIDLKALLATVGIAGIAIGFGAQSLVKDIVSGIFILVEDQFAVGDVVMMGGEGGVVERMTLRITQLRNTEGMLITIPNGSIATVKNLTSEWSRVDYKIGVAYATDLDRAMDILADEAKGLKADMPELIMDDPEPLGADEFNDSSITLRIWIKTRPLKQWVVRREYNRRVHRRFEREGIEIPFPQRTVWMKGPSDKPAGKGI